The following coding sequences are from one Phenylobacterium glaciei window:
- a CDS encoding dienelactone hydrolase family protein codes for MIEQTLEIATPDGATTTFIVHPERDGPHPVILFYMDAPAIREELRDMARRLASSGYYVVLPNLYYRSGVLELAGFATEAERKQMFDLMASINIALIMSDTAALLAHIDTDPAASKGPMGAVGYCMSGQYAINAAAYHPDKVKAAASIYGVSLVTDAHDSPHLAAQKVQGEVYFACAEIDPYAPLEMVEALSQSVTANQVKGEVEIYPGVHHGFAFPQRAAYDKPAAERHWERLLALFKRNL; via the coding sequence ATGATCGAACAGACCCTCGAGATCGCCACCCCGGACGGGGCGACCACCACCTTCATCGTCCATCCCGAGCGGGACGGGCCGCACCCGGTGATCCTGTTCTACATGGACGCCCCGGCCATCCGCGAGGAGCTGCGCGACATGGCCCGGCGGCTGGCCAGCTCGGGCTACTATGTGGTGCTGCCCAATCTCTATTACCGGTCCGGTGTCCTGGAGCTGGCGGGCTTCGCCACCGAGGCGGAGCGCAAGCAGATGTTCGACCTGATGGCGTCCATCAACATCGCCCTGATCATGTCCGACACCGCCGCGCTTCTGGCCCACATCGACACCGATCCCGCCGCCAGCAAGGGGCCCATGGGCGCGGTGGGCTACTGCATGAGCGGCCAGTACGCCATCAACGCCGCGGCCTACCATCCGGATAAGGTGAAGGCGGCCGCCTCGATCTACGGCGTCTCCCTGGTCACCGACGCCCACGACAGCCCCCACCTGGCCGCCCAGAAGGTGCAGGGCGAGGTCTATTTCGCCTGCGCCGAGATCGACCCCTATGCGCCGCTGGAGATGGTCGAGGCGCTCAGCCAGTCGGTCACCGCCAACCAGGTCAAGGGCGAGGTGGAGATCTATCCCGGCGTCCACCACGGCTTCGCCTTCCCGCAGCGCGCCGCCTACGACAAGCCCGCCGCCGAACGCCACTGGGAACGTCTGCTGGCGCTCTTCAAGCGCAACCTCTAG
- a CDS encoding SDR family NAD(P)-dependent oxidoreductase, giving the protein MDLQLKGKTAVVTGATRGIGRAIADLFAEEGANVAICARNADQVAETVAALKAKGVNAWGDVVDIADGPALKAFVTKAGETLGGIDILVSNASALVQGAREADWKAMFDIDLMGAVNAFEAAKPFLEMAAETRGDACMVITSSVSAAEATSASAYGAMKAAQIHYAKGLAKEGAAKHIRCNVVSPGTVFFEGGVWGNVKAGMPAFFDQMIKRNPTGRMATPEEVAAATVFLASPRSAFTTGINMLVDGAISARVNF; this is encoded by the coding sequence ATGGATCTGCAACTCAAGGGCAAGACGGCGGTGGTCACCGGCGCGACGCGGGGCATCGGCCGGGCGATCGCCGACCTGTTCGCCGAGGAGGGCGCCAATGTCGCCATCTGCGCCCGCAACGCCGACCAGGTGGCCGAGACCGTCGCGGCCCTGAAGGCCAAGGGCGTCAACGCCTGGGGCGACGTGGTCGACATCGCCGACGGCCCGGCCCTGAAGGCCTTCGTCACCAAGGCTGGCGAGACCCTGGGTGGCATCGACATCCTGGTTTCCAACGCCAGCGCGCTGGTTCAGGGCGCCCGCGAGGCCGACTGGAAGGCGATGTTCGACATCGACCTGATGGGGGCGGTCAACGCCTTCGAGGCCGCCAAGCCGTTCCTGGAAATGGCCGCCGAGACCAGGGGCGACGCCTGCATGGTCATCACCTCGTCGGTGTCGGCCGCCGAGGCCACCAGCGCCTCGGCCTACGGCGCCATGAAGGCCGCCCAGATCCACTACGCCAAGGGCTTGGCCAAGGAAGGCGCCGCCAAGCACATCCGCTGCAACGTGGTCTCGCCGGGCACCGTGTTCTTCGAGGGCGGCGTCTGGGGCAACGTGAAGGCGGGCATGCCGGCCTTCTTCGACCAGATGATCAAGCGCAACCCGACCGGCCGCATGGCGACCCCGGAAGAAGTGGCCGCCGCCACCGTCTTCCTGGCCAGCCCGCGTTCGGCCTTCACCACCGGCATCAACATGCTCGTGGACGGCGCCATCAGCGCCCGCGTGAACTTCTAG
- a CDS encoding FAD-linked oxidase C-terminal domain-containing protein has product MLDQFDARLDADFPPVDPVRLIAALKPLLPPENLKTQAEALRPYETDGLAAYRSLPAVVALPETVEQVQAILRVCWELGAPVVARGAGTGLSGGALPYPGCVLLSLAKFSAILEIDALARTARVQPGVRNLAISEAVAHLGLFYAPDPSSQIACSIGGNVAENAGGVHCLKYGLTVHNLLKLEMVTLEGEVLHLGSDAYDAPGFDLMALMTGSEGLLGIVTEITVKLTPLPETTQVLLAAFDDVAVAAQAVAEIIAEGVIPAGLEMMDGPALRAAEDFALAGYPKNAAAILLCELDGAAPDVAEEIARVSALLSSCGATEVRLARDEDERKRFWAGRKGAFPAVGRIAPDYYCMDGTIPRRALPNVLTEITRLSEVHGLAVANVFHAGDGNLHPLILYDAAKEGDQDAAEALGGAILELCVSVGGTITGEHGVGREKINQMCVQFSGSEIDAFHALKAAFDPKGLLNPGKAIPTLARCAEFGGMHIHHGELPFAHLPRF; this is encoded by the coding sequence ATGCTCGATCAGTTCGACGCCCGCCTCGACGCCGATTTCCCGCCCGTCGATCCCGTGCGCCTGATCGCGGCGCTCAAGCCCCTGTTGCCGCCCGAGAACCTGAAGACGCAAGCTGAGGCCCTGCGGCCCTACGAGACCGATGGCCTGGCCGCCTACCGCTCCCTGCCCGCGGTTGTGGCCCTGCCCGAGACGGTGGAGCAGGTGCAGGCGATCCTGCGGGTCTGTTGGGAATTGGGCGCGCCGGTGGTGGCGCGCGGCGCGGGCACGGGACTGTCGGGCGGCGCCCTGCCCTATCCCGGCTGCGTGCTGCTCAGCCTGGCCAAGTTCAGCGCGATCCTGGAGATCGACGCCCTGGCGCGGACCGCGCGCGTCCAGCCCGGCGTGCGTAACCTGGCGATCTCCGAGGCCGTGGCGCACCTTGGCCTCTTCTACGCCCCCGACCCTTCTTCCCAGATCGCCTGCTCGATCGGCGGCAATGTCGCGGAGAACGCCGGAGGGGTTCACTGCCTGAAGTACGGCCTGACGGTGCACAACCTGCTGAAGCTGGAGATGGTGACCCTGGAGGGTGAGGTGCTGCACCTGGGCTCGGACGCCTACGACGCGCCGGGCTTCGACCTCATGGCCCTGATGACCGGGTCCGAGGGCCTGCTGGGGATCGTCACCGAGATCACCGTCAAGCTGACGCCCCTGCCCGAGACCACCCAGGTGCTGCTGGCGGCCTTCGACGACGTGGCGGTCGCAGCGCAAGCGGTGGCCGAGATCATCGCCGAGGGGGTCATCCCTGCGGGACTGGAGATGATGGACGGCCCGGCCCTGCGCGCGGCCGAGGACTTCGCCCTGGCAGGCTATCCCAAGAACGCCGCGGCCATCCTGCTGTGCGAACTGGACGGCGCCGCCCCCGACGTGGCCGAGGAGATCGCCCGGGTTTCGGCCCTGCTGTCTTCGTGCGGCGCGACCGAGGTGCGGCTGGCCCGCGACGAGGACGAGCGCAAGCGGTTCTGGGCCGGGCGCAAGGGCGCCTTTCCCGCCGTGGGGCGGATCGCGCCGGACTATTACTGCATGGACGGCACGATCCCCAGGCGTGCCCTGCCCAATGTGCTCACCGAGATCACCCGGCTGTCGGAGGTCCATGGGCTGGCGGTGGCCAATGTCTTCCACGCCGGGGACGGCAACCTGCACCCGCTGATCCTCTACGACGCGGCCAAGGAGGGCGACCAGGACGCCGCCGAGGCCCTGGGCGGGGCGATCCTGGAGCTGTGCGTCTCGGTGGGCGGCACCATCACCGGCGAGCACGGGGTGGGGCGCGAGAAGATCAACCAGATGTGCGTGCAGTTCAGCGGCAGCGAGATCGACGCCTTCCACGCCCTGAAGGCCGCCTTCGATCCCAAGGGCCTGCTCAATCCCGGCAAGGCGATCCCGACGCTCGCCCGCTGCGCGGAGTTCGGCGGCATGCACATCCACCATGGGGAACTGCCGTTTGCACACCTCCCCCGGTTCTGA
- the glcE gene encoding glycolate oxidase subunit GlcE, with translation MHTSPGSDLTEAIAERVRAGGPLRLEGGGTRAFYGRPVQGEALSLAGHRGVVDYDPSELVITARCGTPVAEIEALLAGENQMLAFEPPVFGVAGTLGGAVATGMSGPRRPFVGPLRDYVLGARLMNPQGEVLRFGGTVFKNVAGFDAFRLMAGSLGCFGPILEVSLRVTPRPRVERALVFEMVGEAARTWVTGLMGRPLPLSGAFHDGARLHLRLSGGEAGVAATKAELGGEDEALETWDAIRHMTHPVFGAPVLWRVSLPPTGSAEGFATTAWDWAGGQRWLTADAVDPGVWERAAQLGGHATLFRGQAPNGEVFQPLAPGVFNLHRRVKAALDPAGIFNPSAMYGGL, from the coding sequence TTGCACACCTCCCCCGGTTCTGACCTTACCGAAGCCATCGCCGAGCGCGTGCGCGCCGGGGGCCCCCTTCGCCTGGAGGGCGGCGGGACGCGGGCCTTCTATGGCCGTCCGGTCCAGGGCGAGGCGCTTTCCTTGGCCGGGCATCGGGGCGTTGTGGACTACGACCCCAGCGAGCTGGTGATCACGGCGCGATGCGGGACACCGGTCGCCGAGATCGAGGCCCTGCTGGCGGGCGAGAACCAGATGCTGGCCTTCGAACCCCCGGTGTTTGGGGTAGCCGGCACCTTGGGCGGCGCGGTGGCCACGGGCATGTCCGGCCCCCGGAGGCCCTTCGTTGGCCCTCTGCGGGACTATGTGCTGGGCGCCCGGCTGATGAACCCGCAGGGCGAGGTTCTGCGGTTCGGCGGCACGGTGTTCAAGAACGTCGCCGGTTTCGACGCCTTCCGGCTGATGGCCGGGTCGCTGGGCTGTTTCGGGCCGATCCTGGAAGTGTCCCTGCGCGTGACGCCCCGGCCACGCGTCGAACGGGCCTTGGTCTTCGAGATGGTGGGCGAGGCGGCCCGGACCTGGGTCACCGGCCTGATGGGCCGCCCCCTGCCCCTGTCCGGCGCCTTCCACGACGGGGCCCGCCTACACCTGCGGCTCTCCGGTGGCGAGGCCGGGGTGGCGGCGACCAAGGCCGAGCTCGGCGGCGAGGATGAAGCGCTGGAGACCTGGGACGCCATCCGGCACATGACCCATCCCGTGTTCGGGGCGCCGGTGCTGTGGCGTGTGTCCCTGCCGCCGACAGGCTCGGCGGAGGGCTTTGCGACCACTGCCTGGGACTGGGCCGGCGGCCAGCGCTGGCTCACCGCCGACGCGGTTGATCCGGGGGTCTGGGAGCGGGCCGCGCAGCTCGGCGGCCACGCCACACTGTTCCGGGGCCAGGCGCCGAACGGCGAGGTTTTCCAGCCGCTTGCGCCCGGTGTCTTCAACCTGCATCGGCGGGTGAAGGCGGCGCTGGATCCGGCGGGGATATTCAACCCCAGCGCCATGTATGGGGGGCTCTAG
- the glcF gene encoding glycolate oxidase subunit GlcF translates to MKTVIQGPLAGTSGGDIAAQALRACVHCGMCNATCPTYQITGDELDGPRGRIYLLKQALEGQPVSQTTLKHLDRCLSCRACETTCPSGVQYHRLYDIGREAVVEQVGRPWTERLVRTVIRRVTRSAALLGPALTVGRLVRPLLPKTLKAKVTPRIEAGPRPGPRHVRRMLMLTGCAQAAAAPHFNAVTARVFDRLGVSLIEAPKAGCCGAVSFHLDAPHEGADAARANIDAWWPDIEAGAEALVVNSSGCAAFIRDYPDVLRDDPAYAEKARVVASLVRDPIQVLSTADLEARRAPTEPRIAVHEPCTLQHGLRLTGRIGTLLRSLGYEPQPVADSHICCGSAGAYSLLQPEMSGKLKAAKLANLNARQPAAIYTANIGCWMHLAPDSTAPVRHWIEAVDEVTRP, encoded by the coding sequence ATGAAGACGGTCATCCAGGGGCCTCTGGCCGGGACCAGCGGCGGCGACATCGCCGCCCAGGCCCTGCGCGCCTGCGTCCATTGCGGCATGTGCAACGCCACCTGCCCCACCTACCAGATCACCGGCGACGAGCTGGATGGGCCGCGCGGCCGCATCTACCTGCTGAAGCAGGCGCTCGAAGGCCAGCCGGTCAGCCAGACGACGCTCAAACACCTCGACCGCTGCCTGAGCTGCCGGGCCTGCGAGACCACTTGCCCGTCGGGCGTCCAGTACCACCGGCTCTACGATATCGGCCGCGAGGCGGTGGTGGAGCAGGTCGGCCGCCCCTGGACCGAGCGGCTGGTCCGGACCGTGATCCGCCGCGTGACCCGATCCGCCGCCCTGCTGGGCCCGGCGCTTACCGTGGGCCGCCTTGTGCGCCCGCTATTGCCGAAGACCCTGAAGGCCAAGGTCACGCCGCGCATCGAGGCCGGGCCCCGCCCGGGCCCGCGCCATGTCCGCCGGATGCTGATGCTCACCGGTTGCGCCCAGGCCGCCGCGGCCCCGCACTTCAACGCCGTCACCGCCCGTGTCTTCGACCGCCTTGGCGTGAGCCTGATCGAAGCCCCGAAGGCCGGCTGCTGCGGCGCGGTCAGCTTCCACCTCGACGCGCCGCACGAGGGCGCCGACGCCGCACGGGCCAATATCGACGCCTGGTGGCCCGACATCGAGGCGGGCGCGGAAGCCCTGGTGGTCAATTCCAGCGGCTGCGCGGCCTTCATCAGGGACTATCCCGACGTCCTGCGCGACGACCCGGCCTATGCGGAGAAGGCCCGCGTCGTGGCGTCCCTGGTGCGCGATCCGATCCAGGTGCTGTCGACAGCCGACCTCGAGGCACGCCGCGCGCCGACCGAACCCCGCATCGCCGTCCACGAGCCCTGCACCCTGCAGCACGGCCTGCGCCTGACCGGGCGGATCGGGACGCTGCTGCGCTCTCTCGGCTACGAACCCCAGCCGGTGGCCGACAGCCATATCTGCTGCGGCTCGGCCGGCGCCTATTCGCTGCTGCAGCCGGAGATGTCGGGCAAGCTGAAGGCCGCCAAGCTGGCCAATCTCAACGCCCGTCAGCCGGCCGCCATTTACACCGCCAATATCGGCTGCTGGATGCACCTGGCGCCGGACTCCACCGCCCCCGTGCGTCACTGGATCGAGGCGGTGGACGAGGTCACGCGGCCCTGA
- a CDS encoding acyl-CoA dehydrogenase family protein → MADFGGADLDAFRAQAKTWLAENFPPSLKNRSDIAAAEAPVPVEGDYKLWKEAMGAKGWGVPTWPSEYGGGGLNSSEARVLREEMAAVGAWNPIGGMGVMMFGPTLLEYGTEEQKQRHIPPIVRGELRWCQGYSEPGSGSDLASLQTKAVDKGDHFLVNGSKIWTSGAQYADWCFCLTRTDPSKKHEGISFLLIDMKTPGVEPRPILLISGSSPFCETFFTDVKVPKENLVGPLNGGWTVGKRLLQHERNGLSGGGGAPARSNPAALREIAKTYIGVDESGRLADRDFRTRLIEQDMNARAYQLTNARVALEARNQNGPSAATSIMKNASSSINVNHAEMVVEAMGYNGLAWAGDEFSAEELAAARAFLRVKSGTIAGGSYEIQNNIISKRILGLPDTNIHTY, encoded by the coding sequence ATGGCTGATTTTGGCGGCGCCGATCTCGACGCCTTCCGCGCCCAGGCCAAGACCTGGCTGGCGGAGAACTTCCCCCCGTCCCTGAAGAACCGCAGCGACATCGCAGCCGCCGAGGCGCCGGTCCCCGTCGAGGGCGACTATAAGCTCTGGAAGGAGGCCATGGGCGCCAAGGGTTGGGGCGTTCCCACCTGGCCGTCGGAATACGGCGGCGGCGGCCTGAACAGTTCCGAGGCCCGTGTGCTGCGCGAGGAGATGGCCGCCGTCGGCGCCTGGAACCCCATCGGCGGCATGGGGGTGATGATGTTCGGCCCCACCCTGCTGGAGTACGGCACCGAGGAACAGAAGCAGCGTCACATCCCGCCCATCGTCCGCGGCGAGCTGCGCTGGTGCCAGGGCTATTCCGAGCCGGGCTCTGGATCGGACCTCGCGAGCCTGCAGACGAAAGCTGTCGATAAGGGTGATCATTTCCTCGTAAATGGTTCAAAAATATGGACTTCTGGCGCGCAGTACGCCGACTGGTGCTTTTGCCTGACGCGGACCGATCCCAGCAAGAAGCATGAGGGGATCAGCTTCCTGCTGATCGACATGAAGACGCCCGGAGTCGAGCCGCGGCCGATCCTGCTGATCTCCGGGTCCTCGCCGTTCTGCGAGACCTTCTTCACCGATGTGAAGGTGCCCAAGGAGAACCTGGTGGGGCCACTGAACGGCGGCTGGACGGTGGGCAAACGGCTGCTGCAGCACGAGCGCAACGGCCTGTCGGGGGGCGGCGGCGCGCCGGCGCGAAGCAATCCGGCGGCGCTGCGGGAAATCGCCAAGACGTACATCGGCGTCGACGAAAGCGGCCGGCTGGCCGACCGCGACTTCCGCACCCGGCTGATCGAGCAGGACATGAACGCCCGGGCCTATCAGCTCACCAATGCCCGGGTCGCCTTGGAGGCGCGCAATCAGAACGGGCCGTCCGCAGCGACCTCGATCATGAAGAACGCCTCGTCGAGCATCAATGTGAACCACGCCGAGATGGTGGTGGAGGCCATGGGCTATAACGGCCTGGCCTGGGCCGGCGACGAGTTCAGCGCCGAGGAGCTGGCGGCCGCACGGGCCTTCCTGCGGGTGAAGTCAGGAACCATCGCGGGCGGATCCTACGAGATCCAGAACAACATCATCTCCAAGCGGATCCTGGGTCTGCCCGACACCAACATCCACACCTACTAG
- a CDS encoding aminoacyl--tRNA ligase-related protein produces MLSLYQSNGLVHWTDREIRLRDMMAAHFAAEVAAFLTTANPAWDIRRVEAPQLTPRELVSAAYGPEDIFFVERLGEHDGQLVLRPETTPSTYAYMQHLLNSHAKVRMPLCVWQSGKSFRREQDQVSKHMRLKEFWQMEFQCAYTVDTANDYHAASLEPVRRMIEAMVRLPTRIVASDRLPAYSQVTMDVEVDNGDKWMEVCSISRRTDFPQAARFPTKGGEVREVAVLVLEIAIGLDRCVYNWCVADAR; encoded by the coding sequence GTGCTTTCCCTCTACCAATCCAATGGGTTGGTCCACTGGACCGACCGTGAGATCCGTCTGCGCGACATGATGGCGGCCCACTTCGCCGCCGAGGTCGCAGCCTTCCTGACGACAGCCAACCCCGCCTGGGACATCCGCCGGGTGGAGGCGCCGCAGCTGACGCCGCGCGAGCTGGTGTCGGCGGCCTATGGGCCCGAGGACATCTTCTTCGTCGAGCGGCTGGGCGAGCACGACGGCCAGCTGGTCCTGCGTCCGGAGACCACGCCCTCGACCTACGCCTATATGCAGCACCTGCTGAACAGCCACGCCAAGGTGCGCATGCCGCTCTGCGTGTGGCAGTCCGGCAAGTCGTTCCGCCGCGAGCAGGACCAGGTCAGCAAGCACATGCGGCTCAAGGAGTTCTGGCAGATGGAATTCCAGTGCGCCTACACGGTCGACACCGCCAACGACTACCACGCCGCCAGCCTGGAGCCGGTGCGCCGCATGATCGAGGCCATGGTGCGCCTGCCCACGCGCATCGTGGCGTCCGACCGGCTGCCCGCCTATTCCCAGGTGACCATGGATGTGGAGGTCGACAACGGCGACAAGTGGATGGAGGTCTGCTCCATCTCCCGGCGCACCGATTTCCCGCAAGCCGCCCGCTTCCCCACCAAGGGCGGCGAGGTGCGCGAGGTGGCGGTCCTGGTGCTGGAGATCGCCATCGGGCTCGACCGATGCGTCTACAACTGGTGTGTTGCCGACGCCCGCTGA
- the manD gene encoding D-mannonate dehydratase ManD, translating into MIITSARVIVTCPGRNFVTLKIETDQGVYGIGDATLNGREKAVVAYLEEHVIPVLIGRDARRIEDIWQYLYRGAYWRRGPVTMRAIAAVDVALWDIKAKALGCPLYDLLGGKSREGVMVYGHANGTDIAHTVDEVGRYIEMGYKAIRAQSGIPGVDKAYGVGRGDMFYEPADAALPTETIWSTSKYLAHTPKLFEALRDKHGFDPHLLHDAHHRLTPLESAQLGKSLEPYRLFWLEDLTPAENQESFRLIRQHTTTPLAVGEIFNTLWDCKDLIQEQLIDYIRTTIVGAGGVTHLRRIADFAAVWQVRTGCHGATDLSPVTMGAALHFDTWVPNFGIQEYMRHTPETDAVFPHAYSFEAGLLFPGEAPGHGVDIDEALAAKYPYDPKQLPVARLEDGTMWNW; encoded by the coding sequence ATGATCATCACTTCCGCACGCGTGATCGTCACCTGTCCGGGGCGCAACTTCGTCACCCTGAAGATCGAGACCGACCAGGGCGTCTATGGGATCGGCGACGCCACCCTGAACGGGCGCGAGAAGGCGGTGGTCGCCTATCTGGAGGAGCACGTCATCCCCGTCCTGATCGGCCGCGACGCCCGGCGGATCGAGGACATCTGGCAGTACCTCTATCGCGGCGCCTACTGGCGGCGGGGGCCGGTGACCATGCGGGCCATCGCCGCCGTGGACGTGGCCCTGTGGGACATCAAGGCCAAGGCCCTGGGCTGCCCGCTCTACGACCTGCTGGGGGGCAAGAGCCGCGAGGGAGTGATGGTCTATGGCCACGCCAACGGGACCGACATCGCCCATACGGTGGACGAGGTCGGGCGCTATATCGAGATGGGCTACAAGGCCATCCGCGCCCAGTCAGGCATTCCCGGCGTCGACAAGGCCTACGGGGTCGGACGCGGCGACATGTTCTATGAGCCGGCCGACGCCGCCCTGCCCACCGAGACCATCTGGTCGACGTCGAAGTACCTCGCCCATACCCCCAAGCTGTTCGAGGCCCTGCGGGACAAGCACGGCTTCGACCCCCACCTGTTGCACGACGCCCACCACCGGCTGACGCCACTGGAGTCGGCGCAACTGGGCAAGTCGCTGGAGCCCTACCGGCTGTTCTGGCTGGAGGACCTGACCCCCGCCGAGAACCAGGAGAGCTTCCGGCTGATCCGCCAGCACACCACCACACCGCTGGCGGTGGGGGAGATCTTCAACACCCTCTGGGACTGCAAGGACCTGATCCAGGAACAGCTGATCGACTACATCCGCACCACCATCGTCGGCGCGGGTGGGGTCACCCATCTGCGGCGGATCGCCGACTTCGCCGCAGTCTGGCAGGTGCGCACCGGCTGCCACGGGGCAACCGACCTGTCGCCGGTGACCATGGGGGCGGCCCTGCACTTCGACACCTGGGTCCCCAATTTCGGCATCCAGGAATATATGCGTCACACGCCTGAGACCGACGCGGTGTTCCCTCACGCCTACAGCTTCGAGGCGGGCCTGCTGTTCCCCGGCGAGGCGCCCGGACATGGGGTGGATATCGATGAAGCCCTGGCCGCCAAATATCCCTACGACCCCAAGCAGCTGCCAGTGGCCCGTCTCGAAGACGGAACCATGTGGAACTGGTGA